From Methanococcus maripaludis, the proteins below share one genomic window:
- the galU gene encoding UTP--glucose-1-phosphate uridylyltransferase GalU has protein sequence MIKKAIIPAAGFGTRLLPITKAQPKEMLPVLGKPIIQYVIEDLANAGIEDILVITGRGKYAIENHFDKNFELEERLKKDGKCEPLKKILDINEFANIYYTRQGKQNGLGDAVHCGKEFICEDYTIVMVGDTIYSGNVPKKLIEAHEKYGCSVIALERVPKEDVHKYGVISGKELESGIFEINDLVEKPNVEDAPSNLIITGAYLLSSKIFDHIENTKPGRGGEIQLTDAMKTLLKEEKIIGLEVDFKRYDIGDIKGWLEANVELGIEHIDGFKEYIKDLCDD, from the coding sequence ATGATAAAAAAAGCTATCATACCTGCAGCAGGATTTGGAACAAGGCTTCTTCCAATTACAAAAGCACAGCCAAAAGAGATGTTGCCAGTACTTGGAAAACCAATTATACAGTATGTAATTGAAGATTTGGCAAATGCTGGAATTGAGGATATTTTAGTAATTACTGGTCGTGGAAAATACGCAATAGAAAACCACTTTGATAAAAATTTTGAACTCGAAGAACGGTTAAAAAAAGATGGAAAATGCGAACCTCTAAAAAAAATTTTAGATATTAATGAATTTGCAAATATATACTACACAAGGCAGGGAAAACAAAATGGCCTTGGAGATGCAGTACATTGTGGAAAAGAGTTTATTTGTGAGGATTACACAATAGTAATGGTTGGGGATACAATTTATTCTGGAAATGTGCCAAAAAAACTCATTGAAGCACATGAAAAATATGGATGTTCAGTAATTGCACTTGAAAGAGTTCCAAAAGAAGATGTCCATAAATATGGAGTAATATCTGGAAAAGAACTTGAAAGTGGAATCTTTGAAATAAATGATCTTGTTGAAAAGCCAAATGTAGAAGATGCTCCATCAAATCTGATAATTACTGGGGCTTATTTATTATCTTCAAAAATATTTGATCACATTGAAAACACGAAACCCGGAAGGGGTGGAGAAATCCAGCTTACTGATGCTATGAAAACATTGTTAAAAGAAGAAAAAATTATTGGTCTCGAAGTTGATTTCAAAAGATATGATATTGGAGACATTAAAGGATGGCTTGAAGCAAACGTTGAACTTGGAATAGAACATATAGATGGGTTTAAAGAATACATCAAAGACCTATGTGATGATTAA
- a CDS encoding NAD-dependent epimerase/dehydratase family protein, with the protein MKILVTGGAGFIGSHIVDILIENGHDVSILDNLSTGNEKNLNSKAKFIKGDILDKNLDLTGFDCVIHEAAQINVRTSIEDPVFDANINILGTVNILEKMKENGVKKIIFSSSVATVGEPEYLPVDENHTLKPLSPYGLSKVCAEEYIKLYNKFYGTEYCILRYANVYGERQDPLGEAGVISIFIDKMKKGEQPVIYGDGNQTRDFVNVKDVARANLMALNWKNETVNICSGKEISINELFKIISSEHGFDLNPIYEEGMDGEIYQIYMENDNAKSLGWVPEVELENGIKEI; encoded by the coding sequence TTGAAAATTTTAGTAACTGGCGGTGCAGGATTTATCGGAAGCCATATTGTTGATATTTTAATTGAAAATGGTCACGATGTATCAATTTTAGATAATTTAAGCACGGGAAATGAAAAAAATTTAAATTCAAAAGCAAAATTTATCAAAGGAGATATTTTAGATAAAAATTTAGATTTAACTGGATTTGATTGCGTAATTCACGAAGCAGCACAGATCAATGTTAGAACTTCGATTGAAGATCCTGTTTTTGATGCAAATATAAATATTCTTGGGACTGTTAATATTTTAGAAAAAATGAAAGAAAATGGCGTTAAAAAGATTATATTTTCATCATCAGTCGCCACAGTCGGGGAACCAGAATATTTACCTGTTGACGAAAATCACACTTTAAAACCCTTATCCCCTTATGGGTTGAGTAAAGTTTGTGCAGAAGAATATATTAAACTTTATAATAAATTTTATGGAACCGAATACTGTATTTTAAGATACGCAAATGTTTATGGTGAAAGGCAGGATCCACTTGGTGAAGCAGGAGTTATTTCAATTTTTATAGATAAAATGAAAAAAGGAGAACAGCCTGTGATTTATGGCGACGGAAATCAAACTCGGGATTTTGTAAATGTCAAAGACGTTGCAAGAGCAAATTTAATGGCTTTAAATTGGAAAAATGAAACAGTAAATATATGTTCTGGAAAAGAAATCTCCATAAATGAACTTTTCAAAATTATTTCCTCAGAACATGGTTTTGATTTAAATCCTATTTATGAAGAAGGAATGGACGGTGAAATTTATCAGATATATATGGAGAATGATAACGCTAAAAGTTTAGGCTGGGTTCCAGAAGTTGAATTAGAAAATGGGATTAAAGAGATTTAA